The Naumovozyma dairenensis CBS 421 chromosome 3, complete genome genome has a window encoding:
- the BUD20 gene encoding Bud20p (similar to Saccharomyces cerevisiae BUD20 (YLR074C); ancestral locus Anc_8.11), with product MGRYSVKRYKTKRRTKDLDLIFNELTSKSTIQTLLNQQLDETKPGLGQHYCIHCAKYFETAIALKTHLKTKVHKRRVKELKGVPYTQEVADAAAGYNLNKFLNRVQEINSKSGVEKTENETLLKEHLDETLANVKTTEPTLPWAQNTDETSSSNGTQAESLQEGEVLME from the coding sequence ATGGGTAGATATTCTGTCAAAAGATACAAGACTAAGAGAAGAACCAAGGATCTGGATTTGATCTTCAATGAATTGACTTCCAAATCAACCATACAAACTCTCTTGAATCAACAATTAGATGAAACAAAGCCTGGATTGGGGCAACATTATTGTATACATTGTGCCAAATATTTCGAAACTGCCATCGCATTGAAAACTCATTTAAAGACAAAAGTTCATAAGAGAAGAgtgaaagaattgaaaggtGTCCCATATACTCAAGAAGTGGCTGACGCGGCGGCTGGCTACAAtctaaataaatttttgaatagagttcaagaaattaataGTAAATCAGGTGTGGAAAAAACTGAAAATGAAACTCTACTAAAAGAACATTTGGATGAAACTTTGGCTAATGTGAAAACAACAGAACCAACTTTACCATGGGCACAAAACACAGACgaaacatcatcatctaatggAACTCAAGCTGAATCTCTCCAAGAAGGTGAAGTTCTTATGGAATAG
- the MEF1 gene encoding Mef1p (similar to Saccharomyces cerevisiae MEF1 (YLR069C); ancestral locus Anc_8.18): protein MLLPSKITVLKGIYARSSSYYLKSALTKNTNRCFQTSRIRVSEYDDEKVVIDQINKNLTPQDIEASKILRNIGISAHIDSGKTTFTERVLYYTGRIKAIHEVRGRDNVGAKMDSMDLEREKGITIQSAATYCSWDKENKNYHFNLIDTPGHIDFTIEVERALRVLDGAVLVVCAVSGVQSQTVTVDRQMRRYNVPRITFINKMDRMGSNPFKAIDQLNSKLKIPAAALQIPIGSESDLKGVVDIISRTALYNKGSNGEIVEKGGIPTDLEELVEERRRILVETLADVDDEMAELFLEEQEPTLEQIKGAIRRATIARKFTPVLMGSALANVGIQPVLDAIVDYLPNPSEILNTALDINNNETSVDLIPSTKQPFVGLAFKLEEGKFGQLTYIRVYQGKLKKGNYITNVKTGKKVKVSRLVRMHSNEMEDVDEIGSGEICATFGIDCSSGDTFTDGTLRYSMSSMYVPDSVISLSISPKSKDSANFSKALNRFQKEDPTFRVRFDPESKETVISGMGELHLEIYVERMKREYNVECVTGQPQVSYRESITIPAQFDYTHKKQSGGAGQYGRIIGTLSPAEEGGKENVFQTAIVGGRIPDKYLAACGKGFEDSCEKGPLIGHKVLNVKMLINDGAIHSVDSNELSFKAATMGAFRDAFLRAEPVILEPIMNVTVTSPNEFQGNVIGLLNKLQAVIQDTDNGHDEFTLKAECTLSTLFGFATSLRASTQGKGEFSLEFNRYAPTPPHVQKQMISDFQKKKK from the coding sequence ATGTTGTTACCATCGAAAATAACTGTTCTAAAAGGCATTTATGCTCGATCTAGTTCGTATTATCTTAAGAGTGCTCTAACGAAAAATACAAATCGATGTTTTCAAACATCTAGGATCAGAGTTTCGGAATATGATGACGAAAAAGTGGTTATCgatcaaataaataagaatTTGACTCCACAAGATATAGAGGCTTCCAAAATACTTCGAAATATTGGTATATCAGCACATATCGACTCTGGTAAGACTACATTCACTGAAAGAGTCTTGTATTATACCGGTAGAATTAAAGCCATCCATGAAGTTCGTGGGAGAGACAACGTGGGTGCGAAGATGGATTCTATGGATTTGGAAAGAGAAAAGGGGATCACTATTCAATCAGCTGCAACTTATTGTTCATGggataaagaaaataaaaattatCACTTCAATTTAATTGATACGCCAGGCCATATTGATTTCACTATCGAAGTAGAACGTGCATTAAGAGTCCTAGATGGTGCTGTATTGGTTGTATGTGCAGTTTCAGGTGTTCAATCACAAACGGTCACTGTTGATCGTCAAATGCGTAGATATAATGTTCCAAGAATAACGTTTATTAATAAGATGGATCGAATGGGATCCAATCCATTCAAAGCGattgatcaattaaattcaaaattaaagattCCAGCTGCTGCATTACAAATTCCTATTGGCTCAGAGTCTGATTTAAAAGGTGTAGTTGACATTATTAGTCGGACAgctttatataataaaggCTCCAATGgtgaaattgttgaaaagGGAGGAATTCCAACTGATCTAGAGGAACttgttgaagaaagaagaagaatactAGTTGAAACGTTAGCTGATGTGGATGACGAAATGGCAGAGCTTTTCCTCGAGGAACAAGAACCCACACTCGAACAAATAAAGGGAGCTATTCGTAGAGCTACCATTGCCAGAAAGTTTACACCTGTTTTAATGGGATCTGCATTAGCCAATGTTGGTATTCAACCTGTATTAGATGCAATTGTTGATTATTTACCAAATCCATCTGAAATCCTGAATACTGCATtggatattaataataatgaaacaagCGTTGACTTAATACCTTCCACTAAACAACCATTTGTTGGCCTTGCTTTCAAATTAGAAGAGGGGAAATTTGGTCAATTAACATATATCCGTGTCTATCAAGGTAAGTTGAAGAAAGGTAATTATATCACTAACGTGAAGACTGGTAAGAAAGTTAAAGTGTCAAGATTAGTTAGAATGCATTCAAATGAAATGGAAGATGTGGATGAAATTGGATCTGGTGAAATTTGTGCTACTTTTGGTATTGATTGTTCATCAGGTGATACATTTACAGACGGTACACTTCGATATTCCATGTCGTCAATGTATGTTCCTGATTCAGTGATTTCCTTATCAATCTCCCCCAAGAGTAAAGATTCTGcgaatttttcaaaagctTTAAACAGATTCCAAAAGGAAGATCCAACTTTTAGAGTTAGATTTGACCCCGAGTCTAAGGAAACTGTTATATCTGGTATGGGTGAATTACATCTAGAAATTTACGTAGAAAGAATGAAACGTGAATATAATGTCGAATGTGTTACTGGTCAACCACAAGTTTCTTATAGGGAATCGATCACCATACCAGCCCAGTTCGATTATACTCACAAGAAGCAATCTGGTGGTGCTGGTCAGTATGGTAGAATTATCGGAACCTTATCTCCAGCGGAAGAAGGTGGTAAAGAAAATGTTTTCCAAACAGCAATTGTAGGTGGTCGTATCCCTGATAAATATCTTGCAGCATGTGGAAAGGGTTTTGAAGATTCATGCGAGAAGGGCCCATTGATTGGACATAAAGTTTTGAACGTCAAGatgttaataaatgatGGTGCCATCCATTCTGTCGATTCTAATGAACTTTCATTCAAAGCTGCTACTATGGGAGCCTTCCGTGATGCATTTTTGAGAGCTGAACCTGTTATCTTGGAACCAATCATGAATGTGACAGTAACATCTCCAAATGAGTTCCAAGGTAATGTCATTGGTCTTTTGAATAAGCTGCAAGCTGTCATACAAGATACGGATAATGGACATGATGAATTTACGTTGAAAGCTGAATGTACTTTAAGCACACTGTTTGGATTTGCAACGTCTTTAAGGGCTTCAACTCAAGGTAAAGGTGAATTCAGTTTGGAATTTAATAGATATGCACCAACTCCTCCACATGTCCAAAAACAAATGATCAGTGATTtccaaaagaagaaaaaataa
- the OTU1 gene encoding ubiquitin-specific protease OTU1 (similar to Saccharomyces cerevisiae OTU1 (YFL044C); ancestral locus Anc_8.12) has protein sequence MRLKISGIPGNPDKVITIENGSNLSQLIGVIKESVNGNSAEFESGLNGIRIGYPPQRIDINDDNLNKPVEELGLKSGERVTLIIEGGAVRNNDSQASNVSNNNKNAQLQSSRKLKDTQMYIDTYDRGRKILQVHKVPDDNSCLFHSISYCMYNDISLSDELRQLCSRVITQDKTTYNDAILGRPNREYCDWILRKDSWGGGIELAILSKELDMGIYVLDMDAIKFEKFNDEQYDKFFIILFNGVHYDSIELIDEMTKEKLTIFDKRDELGDLVLKNILKIAQRLKSKGYAFNTQKAKIICNICKMKFVGERDIGRHAESTGHTDFGQST, from the coding sequence ATGAGATTGAAAATCAGTGGTATACCAGGCAATCCTGATAAAGTTATTACAATAGAGAATGGATCTAATTTATCACAATTAATTGGAGTTATTAAAGAGTCTGTTAATGGCAATTCTGCTGAATTCGAATCCGGATTAAATGGAATTAGAATTGGATATCCGCCTCAAAGAATAGATatcaatgatgataatCTTAATAAACCTGTTGAAGAGCTTGGTTTAAAATCAGGTGAGAGAGTTACTTTAATCATTGAAGGAGGTGCTGTCCGTAATAATGATTCTCAAGCATCAAATgttagtaataataataaaaatgcGCAATTACAatcatcaagaaaattaaaagatacACAAATGTATATTGATACTTACGATCGTGGACGTAAAATTTTACAAGTTCATAAGGTTCCTGATGATAATTCATGTCTTTTCCATTCTATATCTTATTGTATgtataatgatatttcattatctgaTGAATTAAGACAATTGTGTTCACGTGTCATTACACAGGATAAGACGACGTATAATGATGCCATATTGGGTAGACCAAATAGAGAATATTGTGATTGGATCTTAAGGAAGGATTCATGGGGAGGTGGTATTGAATTAGCCATATTATCTAAGGAATTAGATATGGGAATTTATGTTTTAGATATGGATGccattaaatttgaaaaatttaatgatgaacaatatgataaatttttcataatattatttaatggGGTTCATTATGATTCtattgaattaattgatgaaatgaCCAAAGAGAAATTAActatatttgataaaagaGATGAATTAGGGGATCTTgtattaaagaatattttaaaaattgcCCAGCGATTGAAAAGTAAAGGGTATGCATTTAATACTCAAAAAGCTAAAATAATTTGTAATATTTGTAAGATGAAATTTGTTGGAGAAAGAGATATTGGAAGACATGCAGAATCTACAGGGCATACTGATTTTGGACAAAGTACATGA
- the RPL10 gene encoding 60S ribosomal protein uL16 (similar to Saccharomyces cerevisiae RPL10 (YLR075W); ancestral locus Anc_8.10), whose product MARRPARCYRYQKNKPYPKSRYNRAVPDSKIRIYDLGKKKATVDEFPLCVHLVSNELEQLSSEALEAARITANKYITKVTGRESFHLRVRVHPFHVLRINKMLSCAGADRLQQGMRGAWGKPHGLAARVDIGQIIFSVRTKDNNKDVVIEGLRRARYKFPGQQKIILSKKWGFTNLDRAEYIKRRDAGEVKDDGSFVKFLSKKGSLEDNFKEFPEYFTKA is encoded by the coding sequence ATGGCTAGAAGACCAGCTAGATGTTACAGATACCAAAAGAACAAGCCTTACCCAAAGTCTAGATACAACAGAGCTGTCCCAGACTCTAAGATCAGAATCTACGATTTAGGTAAGAAGAAGGCTACTGTTGATGAATTCCCATTATGTGTCCATTTAGTCTCCAACGAATTGGAACAATTATCCTCTGAAGCTTTGGAAGCTGCTCGTATTACCGCTAACAAATACATCACCAAGGTTACCGGTAGAGAATCTTTCCATTTAAGAGTTAGAGTTCATCCATTCCACGTTTTAAGAATTAATAAGATGTTGTCTTGTGCTGGTGCGGATAGATTACAACAAGGTATGAGAGGTGCTTGGGGTAAACCTCACGGTTTAGCCGCTCGTGTTGACATTGGTCAAATTATCTTCTCTGTTAGAACCAAAGATAACAACAAGGACGTTGTCATTGAAGGTTTAAGAAGAGCTAGATACAAGTTCCCAGGTCAACAAAAGATTATCTTGTCTAAGAAATGGGGTTTCACCAACTTAGACAGAGCTGAATATATTAAGAGAAGAGATGCTGGTGAAGTTAAGGATGACGGTTCTTTCGTTAAGTTCTTGTCTAAGAAGGGTTCTCTAGAAGATAACTTCAAGGAATTCCCAGAATACTTCACTAAGGcttaa
- the LAM6 gene encoding Lam6p (similar to Saccharomyces cerevisiae YFL042C and YLR072W; ancestral locus Anc_8.14) — protein sequence MPFRNDRRYMVADSKVCKSPVVDVLENQNTDQYYVRDNRYRTEHKCMNLSLSSCSSSPTSHNGNNNGIFITTDSPSNDMTLSLSLKSSPANPHTSDINSISNSYNISGFNNKNALESVNDLISLSIQTNTIVSTKGSGENENNIKSRNQSISESMTSSSSFLDNVFNAFQLKPKQQQQQRLSKINTSSDVSLSSPIHTISSKKHLTPMPNYYMASSGRNQKFHKLFNINHSKNDNLIDDFNCTLVDDSIPGKLYVSESYIRFYPTNMTSANNNTDKNNNNNVNIIIEYHFKDIKNIEKTEEEGIAIHITTEDGNDKELLFCNFVSLYPILVLLLNLWSQINKLNDDIQKIASNKLIRMNELDHIIPSPDYMMMIRPLSRNGIMKNKQYMTNEPISFIEEAINSIDGDEQRLDGNLVDDNEEGSNSSQSIGSFDSSIRTNSEIISTKKPIFKFKEQTMKSCNFKYNGPYYHHETEFPYHPEDHNEYILTELILNGSPGLIFEILFSEHNPEFLLEFLESQDSHNISDINEFHNSNTTNYPFRNYSYIKNLKFSVGPKSTNCNVEETLIYYDLYDYINIVNTTKTPNVPSGGSFSTKTRYMLRWNDETHCFLKISYWVEWSGSSWIKSLVESSCKTGLISSTKDLVNQLQRYLDKYVEESNDESSMVNNNELLNKMITEEHTIVNENIIIENNNTRPKEIKADNVVREEKIGNMPEMVSIKMSKKLLILVMILVIFLICLNIYYIFSLKRSMNRIEALLSRTPTTTNRLSDFPAKFFHN from the coding sequence ATGCCATTTCGAAACGATCGGAGGTATATGGTGGCTGACTCAAAGGTATGTAAGAGTCCTGTAGTTGACGTCCTTGAAAACCAAAATACAGACCAATACTATGTCAGAGACAATCGTTATAGGACTGAACATAAATGTATGAACTTATCACTGTCTTCATGCTCATCGTCTCCAACGTCACATAACgggaataataatggtatttTCATTACAACAGACTCTCCATCAAACGACATGACTTTATCGTTAAGTCTTAAATCTTCTCCTGCAAACCCTCATACCTCTGATATAAATtctatttcaaattcatataatatcaGTGGCtttaacaataaaaatgcCCTGGAATCTGTCAACGATTTAATCTCTTTATCGATACAAACTAATACTATTGTGTCCACGAAGGGTTCAggagaaaatgaaaacaacataaaatcaagaaatcaATCCATTTCTGAGTCTAtgacatcatcatcctcttTCTTGGATAACGTATTCAATGCCTTCCAATTGAAACCTaaacagcaacagcaacaacgGCTTTCAAAAATCAATACCTCTTCTGACGTTTCATTAAGTTCCCCAATACATACCATATCATCCAAAAAGCACTTAACTCCTATGCCAAACTACTATATGGCGTCATCGGGGAGGAATCAAAAATTCcataaattatttaatattaatcattcaaaaaatgacaatttaattgatgattttaattGTACCCTCGTTGATGATTCAATTCCAGGTAAATTATACGTTTCCGAAAGCTACATACGGTTTTATCCTACAAATATGACATCagctaataataataccgataagaataataacaataatgtaaatattattattgaatatcaTTTCAAGGATATTAaaaacattgaaaaaacagaagaagaaggtatAGCCATTCACATTACGACTGAAGATGGTAATGACAAAGAATTATtgttttgtaattttgtttcattatatcCCATACtcgtattattattaaatttatgGTCACAAATAAACAAGTTAAATGACGacattcaaaaaattgcttcaaataaattaattagaATGAACGAATTGGATCATATCATACCTTCACCTGATTACATGATGATGATCCGTCCACTTTCAAGAAATGGTATTATGAAGAATAAACAATATATGACGAATGAACCAATTTCATTCATCGAAGAGgcaataaattcaatagaCGGAGATGAGCAACGACTGGATGGGAATCTTGTTGATGACAATGAGGAAGGTTCTAATTCAAGCCAAAGTATAGGATCATTTGATAGTAGTATAAGAACTAATTCTGAGATTATATCAACGAAGAAACcgattttcaaatttaaggaacaaacaatgaaaagttgtaatttcaaatataatggaccatattatcatcatgAAACTGAATTTCCCTATCATCCTGAAGAtcataatgaatatatactTACTgaattaatattgaatgGTTCACCAggtttaatttttgaaattctttttAGTGAACATAATCCTGAATTTTTACTAgaatttcttgaaagtCAAGATTCACATAATATTAGTGacattaatgaatttcaTAACTCCAATACAACTAATTATCCATTTAGAAATTATTCTTATATtaagaatttaaaattttctgTTGGACCTAAATCAACAAATTGTAATGTGGAGGAAactttaatttattatgaCTTATAtgattatattaatattgttAACACAACAAAGACACCAAATGTTCCGAGTGGGGGAAGTTTTTCAACGAAGACAAGATATATGCTTAGATGGAATGATGAAACTCATTGTTTCTTAAAGATTTCATATTGGGTGGAATGGTCTGGTTCAAGTTGGATCAAATCATTAGTTGAATCAAGTTGTAAAACTGGGTTAATATCATCCACGAAAGATTTGGTTAATCAATTACAACGATACTTGGATAAATATGTGGAAGAAAGTAATGATGAATCAAGTATggttaataataatgagtTATTGAACAAAATGATTACTGAAGAGCACACAATAGtcaatgaaaatatcatcatcgagaataacaatacaagaccaaaagaaataaaagcAGACAACGTTGTTAGAGAAGAGAAGATCGGTAATATGCCAGAAATGgtttcaataaaaatgtCCAAGAAATTACTGATATTGGTAATGATATTAGTTATATTCTTGATAtgtttaaatatttattatattttctcATTGAAGAGATCTATGAATAGAATTGAAGCATTGCTTTCACGTACGCCAACAACAACGAATCGATTGAGCGATTTTCCAGCAAAGTTTTTTCACAATTAA
- the RGR1 gene encoding Rgr1p (similar to Saccharomyces cerevisiae RGR1 (YLR071C); ancestral locus Anc_8.15), giving the protein MSTELDTSTSKMLKGDGFPNGTGGTVKQNQSGTLEPSNSNTPNTNGNDDSIPSTAATTDPLIHQGNINPQLKSPRASVMSSNANMNDNPDSDLKPNHHHQRYQTPPPIPHVEINQVPMSLIVRNITIFTIKEISQFMKTNLHTDPSSPSSSSSIKKMNFLKLIIFLRNQFLKLYVLIKWTRTIKNNNFNNMIDLLNWFRTTNMLVNNCIWSLKGNLTSMANAKLPNVDLVSALEVLSLGRTNLPTHDFKLSGESNNTFLKIPNDLILKKLKDLNLLVSIKISLMDIPKQFDNDYFIANGRIYLKVENEFQIQLSTIDRHSPLFFVDLNLLLTNFELTVPNKQRLEKLINEILLKNPKPLFALYQFLHKYVITLQLYSINLELSRLENFGKFSGGNLIHSYDSKKCLISIRYWLQNKMKNMGKIIIGVDKKTDNLILKWDNNNAKESKGMSTTYTNISTNLESILDEIMYNHCQLIKSDLLARDIFLEDDENNDVLLFQIPTTCLSMSSIQLKIDLISGVFFFKNPTPFLSNYIQQMNRASSIEELIKVLHRLKLDKIKNILHNMFEKTGWICSKTIKLDRPIKTKLNTTSESQILQHDMFICLPSWPVNWYLIITILSSKSSCVIEKRIGKILSIKGKWELTYLDDTNIATSKLETITYQKVLSLQNTILHRIVNHMLIDSLNQLKIRNKICSGESISSALPSYITKNKLSLSSLSSPSQDKILGDNLRQNNQESNDYTSIITLELESFLEGSKALNGILASSMFLRIDYARSEIRLYAKFKRNTMLIQCQCDDLSIHFVPHDSLAFFLSEKFTNLSLIIHHLTTFRQKLLQLVILTDVVERLHKNFSSNYFKIIELKANEISFKYLKDSSDDQDCTISIITKDQTVQNLTVKLAPSNPQHIIQPFIDASHLDYHFIFSYLQFTSSLFSTFKNILNERDANGNRPVRFTTVNLGLHNLNEYQLVYCNREAGTKITIIIELKNVIHNGRRNLQFYIHFSDDEHITTKSKAYPMMHQVRNQIFMLDTKSIQNGLNNANKLKTDCKYPNAIKLIHGISCDSTDIEPILSEIHDILKIDSNTAK; this is encoded by the coding sequence ATGTCAACTGAACTCGATACTTCAACGTCAAAAATGCTAAAGGGAGATGGCTTTCCCAACGGGACTGGGGGCACGGTGAAACAGAACCAAAGTGGTACTCTAGAACCTTCTAATTCAAACACTCCCAACACGAATGGAAATGATGATTCTATCCCATCGACAGCTGCAACAACGGATCCCCTTATACACCAGGGAAATATAAATCCTCAATTGAAAAGCCCGAGAGCCTCTGTTATGTCCTCCAATGCTAACATGAATGATAACCCAGATTCGGATTTGAAACCaaaccatcatcatcaacgGTACCAAACACCGCCTCCAATACCACATGTTGAGATTAATCAGGTACCAATGTCATTAATAGTAAGGAATATTACAATATTCACTATAAAAGAAATCTCTCAATTTATGAAAACAAACCTACATACAGATCCATCATCTCCCTCCTCCTCTTCATctattaaaaaaatgaatttcttaaaattaataatattcttaagaaatcaattcTTAAAATTATACGTCTTAATTAAATGGACAagaacaataaaaaataataacttcaataatatgatcgatttattaaattggTTCAGAACAACAAATATGCTAGTAAATAACTGTATTTGGTCATTAAAGGGTAATTTAACATCAATGGCAAATGCTAAATTACCAAATGTGGATCTAGTAAGTGCATTAGAAGTATTAAGTTTGGGAAGAACTAACTTACCAACTCatgatttcaaattaagTGGAGAATCAAATAATACCTTTCTGAAAATTCCAAATGATTTAatcttaaagaaattaaaagatttaaatttattagtttccattaaaatatctttaatgGATATACCAAAAcaatttgataatgattATTTCATTGCTAATGGTAGAATTTATCTGAAAGTGGAAAACGAAttccaaattcaattatcAACTATTGATCGTCATTCTCCTTTGTTTTTCGtagatttaaatttattattaacaaattttgaattaaCTGTCCCCAATAAGCAAAGActagaaaaattaattaacGAAATCTTGTTGAAAAATCCAAAACCATTATTCGCTTTATATCAATTCCTTCATAAATACGTCATAACTTTACAATTATATTCCattaatttggaattatcaagattggaaaattttggTAAATTTTCAGGAGGAAATCTAATTCATTCTTATGATTCCAAGAAATGCTTAATTTCAATTAGATATTGgttacaaaataaaatgaaaaatatgggCAAAATTATCATCGGTGTTGACAAAAAGACTGATAATTTGATCTTAAAATgggataataataatgctaaAGAATCCAAAGGTATGTCCACAACTTATACAAATATTTCTACCAATTTGGAATCTATATTGGATGAAATTATGTATAATCATTGtcaattaattaaatcagATTTATTAGCAAGAGATATTTTCCTGgaggatgatgaaaataatgacgTTTTACTCTTTCAAATTCCAACGACCTGTTTATCAATGTCCtcaattcaattgaaaattgatttaattagTGGTgtgtttttcttcaaaaacCCAACTCCATTCCTATCGAATTATATTCAACAAATGAATAGagcttcttcaattgaagaattaataaaaGTTTTACATCGTTTAAAATTGGACAAAATTAAAAACATTTTACATAATATGTTTGAAAAGACAGGTTGGATTTGTAGTAAAACTATTAAATTAGATAGACCAATAAAGACAAAATTGAATACTACTAGTGAATCCCAAATTTTACAACATGATATGTTCATTTGTTTGCCCAGTTGGCCAGTGAATTggtatttaataataacaattttatcatcaaaatcatcatgTGTCATAGAGAAAAGAATTGGTAAAATACTTTCCATCAAGGGTAAATGGGAATTAACATATTTAGATGATACAAATATTGCCACTTCAAAATTAGAAACAATCACCTATCAAAAGGTATTATCTTTACAGAACACCATCCTGCATAGAATTGTAAATCATATGTTAATCGATTCcttaaatcaattgaagataCGTAATAAAATATGCTCAGGTGAATCTATTTCATCTGCATTACCATCATATATTACTAAGAATAAATTGTCTCTGTCCTCACTATCATCCCCCTCCCAAGATAAGATATTAGGTGATAATCTTCGTCAAAATAATCAAGAGTCAAATGATTACACTTCAATTATAACTttagaattagaatctTTTTTGGAAGGATCAAAAGCTCTAAATGGTATATTGGCAAGCTCCATGTTTTTAAGAATCGATTATGCCCGATCAGAAATAAGATTATATGCCAAgtttaaaagaaatacaatGTTAATTCAATGTCAATGTGATGACttatcaattcattttgttCCACATGATTCATTAGCTTTCTTCTTAAGTGAAAAGTTCACTAATTTAAGTTTAATCATCCATCATTTAACAACTTTTAGACAAAAACTACTGCAACTAGTTATCTTAACAGATGTAGTGGAAAGGTTACAcaagaatttttcatcaaattactttaaaattattgaattgaaagcaaatgaaatatcatttaaatatcTTAAAGATAGTTCAGATGATCAAGATTGTACGATTAGTATTATAACAAAAGATCAAACGGTTCAAAATTTGACCGTTAAATTAGCACCTTCAAATCCGCAGCATATAATTCAACCATTCATCGATGCAAGCCATTTGGATTATCATTTCATCTTTAGTTATCTACAATTCacttcatctttattttccactttcaaaaatatattaaacgAAAGGGATGCAAATGGCAATCGTCCAGTAAGATTTACCACTGTGAATTTAGGATTAcataatttgaatgaatatCAATTAGTTTATTGTAATCGTGAAGCAGGAACTAAGATTACGataattattgaattgaaaaatgttatTCATAATGGTAGAagaaatcttcaattttataTACATTTTTCTGATGATGAGCATATCACTACAAAATCAAAAGCATACCCAATGATGCATCAAGTTCGTAATCAAATTTTCATGTTAGACACTAAATCAATACAGAATGGTTTAAACAATgctaataaattgaaaactgATTGTAAATATCCAAATGCTATCAAATTAATACATGGAATTTCTTGCGATTCCACAGATATTGAGCCAATTCTGTCTGAAATCcatgatattttgaagattgACAGCAATACAGCGAAATAG
- the FYV7 gene encoding Fyv7p (similar to Saccharomyces cerevisiae FYV7 (YLR068W); ancestral locus Anc_8.19) produces MATFKQQHNRKKFTREYKVKEIQRSITKKTRLKKEYFKALKDEGYTVPEKKGEDNPVKRNVKKLKEERALQGKQKLDEKKAMKRERKKLQKEQIQDQRKQEMERIQMSKEKHMARERRKTRMTQKTRSGQPKMGPKIDDY; encoded by the coding sequence ATGGCTACTTTTAAGCAACAGCATAATCGGAAAAAATTCACTAGAGAATACAAAGTCAAAGAAATCCAAAGAAGTATTACTAAGAAAACTAGACTAAAGAAGGAATACTTTAAGGCTTTGAAAGATGAAGGGTATACTGTCCCAGAGAAGAAAGGTGAAGATAATCCTGTAAAGAGAAAtgtgaagaaattgaaagaagaaagagcTCTACAAGGGAAACAAAAACTTGATGAGAAAAAAGCCatgaaaagagaaagaaagaagttACAGAAAGAACAGATTCAAGATCAAAGAAAGCAAGAAATGGAACGTATTCAAATGTCTAAAGAAAAGCATATGGCTCGTGAAAGAAGGAAGACTAGGATGACCCAAAAAACAAGATCTGGTCAACCTAAAATGGGGCCCAAAATTGACGATTACTAG